A single region of the Gossypium arboreum isolate Shixiya-1 chromosome 12, ASM2569848v2, whole genome shotgun sequence genome encodes:
- the LOC108478692 gene encoding protein MKS1: MDSQFPAGGTTPRRQLQIQGPRPTPLKVCKDSHKIKKPPHPPPHAAAASIPPPVAADQRRREPVIIYAVSPKVIHAKESEFMSIVQRYTGLSSGNFSGDGDVSPAARLAVTEKASPSPREKIVDSGFMGEDGMEEALIRTPTGILSPAPETLPAVATGTFFTPASEARLMSPWHEWSPMLQGSAFMPSPSALLSGPLISSPNSDFFAQIWNF; the protein is encoded by the coding sequence ATGGACTCTCAATTCCCCGCCGGCGGGACAACCCCAAGGCGTCAGCTACAAATCCAAGGTCCACGCCCAACCCCACTCAAAGTCTGCAAAGACtcccataaaataaaaaaaccgcCTCATCCACCACCCCACGCTGCCGCTGCTTCCATCCCACCACCCGTTGCTGCAGATCAACGCCGTCGGGAGCCGGTTATCATCTACGCCGTCTCACCCAAAGTCATCCACGCCAAAGAATCCGAGTTCATGTCAATCGTCCAACGCTACACGGGACTTTCATCCGGCAACTTCTCTGGCGATGGTGACGTATCCCCGGCGGCAAGGTTGGCAGTGACCGAAAAAGCGAGTCCAAGCCCGAGAGAGAAAATAGTGGACTCGGGATTTATGGGAGAAGATGGGATGGAAGAGGCTCTGATTCGGACACCTACAGGGATACTTTCGCCTGCACCGGAGACGTTGCCGGCGGTGGCGACTGGGACCTTCTTTACGCCAGCTTCGGAAGCGAGACTGATGTCGCCGTGGCATGAGTGGAGCCCGATGTTACAGGGAAGTGCATTCATGCCAAGCCCTTCTGCATTGCTTTCAGGGCCTTTAATTTCTTCTCCAAATTCCGATTTTTTTGCTCAAATTTGGAACTTTTAG